One genomic window of Mus musculus strain C57BL/6J chromosome 4, GRCm38.p6 C57BL/6J includes the following:
- the Kcnq4 gene encoding potassium voltage-gated channel subfamily KQT member 4 isoform X4, which translates to MPAANLIQAAWRLYSTDTSRAYLTATWYYYDSILPSFRELALLFEHIQRARNGGLRPLEVRRAPVPDGAPSRYPPVATCHRPGSASFCPGESSRMGIKDRIRISSSQKRTGPSKQHLAPPPIPTSPSSEQVGEASSPSKVQKSWSFNDRTRFRASLRLKPRCSAEEGPSEEVAEEKSYQCELTVDDVMPAVKTVIRSVRILKFLVAKRKFKETLRPYDVKDVIEQYSAGHLDMLGRIKSLQARVDQIVGRGPGDRKTREKGDKGPSDTEAVDEISMMGRVVKVEKQVQSIEHKLDLLLGFYSRCLRSGTSASLGTVQVPLFDPDITSDYHSPVDHEDISVSAQTLSISRSVSTNMD; encoded by the exons ATGCCAGCAGCTAATCTCATCCAG GCTGCGTGGCGCCTGTACTCCACGGACACAAGCCGGGCCTATTTGACAGCCACCTGGTATTACTATGACAGCATTCTCCCATCTTTCAG AGAGCTGGCCCTCTTGTTTGAGCACATACAACGGGCCCGCAATGGGGGCTTACGGCCCCTGGAGGTGAGGCGGGCGCCAGTACCTGATGGAGCGCCCTCTCGCTACCCGCCCGTTGCCACCTGCCACCGGCCAGGCAGTGCCTCCTTCTGCCCTGGGGAAAG CAGCCGGATGGGCATCAAAGACCGAATCCGCATAAGCAGCTCCCAGAAGCGGACAGGCCCCTCCAAGCAGCATCTGGCCCCTCCGCCGATTCCCACCTCGCCAAGCAGTGAGCAGGTGGGCGAGGCATCCAGCCCCAGCAAGGTGCAGAAAAGCTGGAGCTTCAATGACCGCACCCGCTTCCGGGCCTCTCTAAGACTCAAGCCTCGCTGCTCTGCTGAGG AGGGCCCCTCAGAGGAAGTGGCCGAGGAGAAGAGCTACCAGTGTGAGCTTACGGTGGATGATGTCATGCCTGCTGTGAAGACGGTCATCCGTTCTGTCAG GATTCTGAAGTTCCTGGTAGCCAAAAGGAAATTCAAGGAGACGCTGCGGCCATATGATGTGAAGGATGTCATTGAGCAGTATTCAGCAGGACACCTGGACATGCTGGGACGAATCAAGAGCCTGCAAGCCCG GGTGGACCAAATTGTGGGTCGGGGCCCTGGGGACCGCAAGACTCGGGAGAAGGGCGATAAGGGTCCTTCAGACACGGAGGCAGTGGATGAAATCAGCATGATGGGGCGCGTAGTCAAGGTGGAAAAGCAG GTGCAGTCCATCGAACATAAGTTGGATCTGCTGCTGGGCTTCTACTCGCGCTGCCTCCGCTCTGGCACCTCGGCCAGCCTGGGCACTGTGCAAGTGCCGCTCTTCGACCCCGACATCACCTCGGACTACCACAGCCCTGTAGACCACGAGGACATCTCTGTCTCCGCACAGACGCTCAGCATCTCTCGCTCAGTCAGCACCAACATGGACTGA